In the Theobroma cacao cultivar B97-61/B2 chromosome 1, Criollo_cocoa_genome_V2, whole genome shotgun sequence genome, one interval contains:
- the LOC18612391 gene encoding fasciclin-like arabinogalactan protein 7, which translates to MEFSRIFMFCCSVLLLCSSLAYGQAASPPAPAAMTPTPTPAPAPAPAYVNLTYLLSVAGPFHTFLDYLESTKVIETFQNQANNTEQGITIFVPKDNAFKALKKPSLSNISDDQLKSLFLFHALPKFYALADFNDLSAKGPVSTLAGGQYTLNFTDNSGTVHLDSGWSKTKITSAVHSTDPVAIYQVDKVLLPEAIFGTDIPPTPAPAPAPDLSPAADTPAAKSKESGSSPKSSPSNSSSHRIMNLGIGSQLVLAVLGGVVLLF; encoded by the coding sequence ATGGAGTTCTCCaggatttttatgttttgttgttCTGTATTGCTCTTATGCTCCTCCTTGGCGTATGGTCAAGCTGCTAGTCCGCCGGCTCCTGCCGCAATGACCCCAACTCCGACACCTGCACCAGCACCAGCACCGGCATATGTGAACCTCACTTATTTACTCTCTGTGGCTGGTCCATTTCACACTTTCCTTGACTACCTGGAGTCCACTAAAGTCATTGAAACCTTCCAAAACCAAGCCAACAACACTGAACAAGGCATTACAATTTTCGTACCGAAAGACAATGCCTTCAAGGCTCTTAAGAAGCCTTCTTTATCCAATATCAGTGATGACCAGCTTAAATCACTGTTCCTTTTCCATGCCTTGCCAAAATTCTATGCCCTGGCAGACTTCAATGACCTCAGTGCTAAAGGTCCTGTTAGTACACTTGCTGGTGGCCAGTACACTTTGAATTTCACAGATAATTCTGGCACCGTGCACCTTGATTCAGGATGGAGCAAAACCAAAATTACCAGCGCTGTACATTCAACTGATCCTGTTGCAATATATCAAGTCGATAAGGTCCTTCTTCCTGAGGCAATCTTTGGAACTGACATACCTCCAACTCCTGCTCCAGCCCCAGCTCCTGATCTTAGCCCAGCTGCAGATACTCCAGCAGCAAAATCCAAAGAAAGTGGGTCTTCACCCAAGTCTTCACCTTCAAACTCATCATCTCACAGGATTATGAACTTGGGCATTGGGAGTCAGCTGGTTTTGGCAGTCTTGGGTGGGGTGGTCCTGCTCTTCTAA
- the LOC18612392 gene encoding fimbrin-5 → MSSYQGVIVSDPWLQSQFTQVELRTLKSKFLSVRTQNGRVTGGDLPPVFAKLKAFSEMFNEDEIKTILGESNNDMGEEIDFEAFLRAFLDLQGRATAKSGGSKSSFLKATTTTVHHAINESEKASYVAHINSYLAEDKFLKNFLPIDPATNALFDLAKNGVLLCKLINVAVPGTIDERAINTKKVLNPWERNENHTLCLNSAKAIGCTVVNIGTQDLVEGRPHLVLGLISQIIKIQLLADLNLKKTPQLVELVDDSNDVEELLGLPPEKVLLKWMNFHLKKVGYEKQVTNFSSDLKDGEAYAYLLNALAPEHSTPSTLDTKDPTERANMVLQQAEKLDCKRYLTPKDIVEGSPNLNLAFVAQIFQHRNGLTTDSKKMSFAEMMTDDAQTSREERCFRLWINSLGVAMYVNNLFEDVRNGWVLLEVLDKISPGSVNWKHANKPPIKMPFKKVENCNQVIKIGKELNFSLVNVAGNDVVQGNKKLILAFLWQLMRFSMLQLLKNLRSHSQGKEITDADILNWANNKVKKAGRTSQMDSFKDKNLSNGIFFLELLSAVEPRVVNWSLVTKGETDEDKKLNATYIISVARKLGCSIFLLPEDVIEVNQKMMLTLTASIMYWSLQQQVAESEDGEVPDESCVSPKEGENETALAGEVSSLAIDDSVSDTALSPHVKNEEIPKDNGSEEQSPKIEEKDGNE, encoded by the exons ATGTCTAGTTATCAAGGTGTAATTGTTTCTGATCCTTGGCTTCAAAGCCAGTTCACTCAAGTCGAGCTCCGCACCCTCAAATCAAAG TTTCTCTCTGTAAGGACTCAAAATGGTCGTGTTACTGGGGGTGATTTGCCACCGGTTTTTGCAAAGTTGAAGGCTTTCAGTGAAATGTTCAATGAGGATGAGATTAAGACTATCTTGGGAGAGTCAAATAATGACATGGGTGAAGAAATTGATTTTGAGGCCTTCTTACGG GCATTTTTAGATTTGCAAGGTCGTGCAACTGCAAAATCAGGGGgttcaaaatcttcatttctCAAGGCAACAACAACCACTGTTCACCATGCTATTAATGAATCCGAGAAGGCCTCCTATGTTGCCCATATTAACAGCTACCTGGCAGAAgataaattcttgaaaaattttcttccaattgATCCAGCCACAAATGCTTTATTTGATCTTGCTAAAAATGGAGTTCTTCTTTG TAAGCTTATCAATGTAGCTGTTCCTGGGACCATAGATGAGCGAGCTATTAACACAAAAAAAGTTCTTAATCCCTGGGAGAGGAATGAGAATCACACTCTTTGCCTTAATTCTGCAAAAGCTATTGGTTGCACTGTGGTTAATATTGGCACGCAAGACCTTGTTGAAGGAAGA cCCCATCTTGTACTTGGATTGATTTCCCAAATTATAAAG ATTCAACTACTAGCAGATCTCAATCTGAAGAAAACTCCTCAACTTGTGGAATTGGTGGATGATAGCAAT GATGTGGAGGAGCTTTTGGGTTTACCACCTGAAAAGGTTTTGCTGAAATGGATGAATTTTCATCTGAAGAAAGTTGGATATGAAAAGCAGGTTACAAACTTCTCTTCAGATTTGAAG GATGGAGAGGCATATGCATACCTGCTTAATGCACTTGCCCCTGAACACAGTACCCCCTCAACTTTGGATACAAAAGATCCAACAGAAAGAGCAAACATGGTTCTTCAGCAGGCAGAGAAGTTGGATTGCAAAAGATATCTCACCCCTAAGGACATTGTTGAGGGCTCACCAAATCTCAATCTAGCATTTGTTGCACAAATATTCCAGCACAG GAATGGTTTGACCACTGACAGCAAAAAGATGTCCTTTGCTGAGATGATGACTGATGATGCACAAACTTCTCGTGAAGAGAGATGCTTTCGACTGTGGATTAACAGTCTTGGAGTTGCCATGTATGTCAACAATCTTTTTGAAGATGTTAGAAATGG ATGGGTTCTGCTGGAGGTTTTAGACAAAATTTCTCCTGGATCAGTTAACTGGAAGCATGCAAATAAGCCTCCTATAAAgatgccttttaaaaaggttGAGAATTGCAATCAAGTTATAAAGATTGGGAAAGAGTTAAACTTCTCACTTGTGAATGTAGCTGGCAATGATGTTGTGCAAGGAAACAAGAAACTTATATTAG CATTTTTGTGGCAACTCATGAGGTTTTCTATGCTTCAACTCCTGAAAAACTTGAGATCTCACTCTCAAGGTAAAGAAATTACAGATGCTGACATTCTGAACTGGGCTAACAATAAAGTGAAGAAGGCAGGTAGAACCTCTCAAATGGACAGCTTCAAG GataaaaatctttcaaatggtATATTCTTCCTTGAGCTTCTTAGTGCAGTGGAACCAAGGGTGGTTAACTGGAGTCTTGTTACCAAGGGAGAAACTG ATGAAGATAAGAAGTTGAATGCAACCTATATAATCAGTGTCGCACGGAAGCTTGGATGCTCCATTTTCTTGTTGCCCGAGGATGTCATAGAG GTAAACCAGAAAATGATGCTTACTTTGACTGCCAGCATCATGTACTGGAGCCTACAGCAGCAGGTAGCAGAGTCTGAAGATGGTGAGGTTCCTGATGAATCCTGTGTGTCACCAAAGGAAGGTGAGAATGAGACAGCTCTTGCTGGTGAAGTCTCCAGTTTGGCTATTGACGATTCAGTCTCAGATACTGCTCTATCCCCCCATGTCAAAAATGAGGAAATTCCCAAAGATAATGGAAGCGAAGAACAATCTCCAAAGATTGAAGAAAAGGATGGTAATGAATAA